The Candidatus Polarisedimenticolaceae bacterium sequence GGATCCCCCTGCGAGGGGTTCGAGGACCAGACGTAGAGGTAGTAACGCATCTTCGGGTTGAGGAACCAACCGGTGAAGGGAAGGAAGAACTTGTTGAGCTGGACGTCCTCGCGCTGCGGAACGGTCTTGAGATTGCCGAAGAAATCGGTGTAGCTCGCGTCCAGCCCCTTCTGGTTCAGGTACCGCACGTAGCTGAACAGGCGCATGTAGATCTGGCCGTTCTCGCCCTCGTAGAGGAGGAACCCGGCGTTCGGTACGTATTCGGGGGTCTTGGCTGCGACCTCGGCCGGCGCCGCGGGCCCGGGAGCG is a genomic window containing:
- a CDS encoding DUF3011 domain-containing protein, with amino-acid sequence MIVAMILIGALTAAPAAGASASVVCTSEAGGRNRCPADTSAGVALLHSTGTAACLLGKTWGYDDEGVWVSDGCSAEFVTGATAPGPAAPAEVAAKTPEYVPNAGFLLYEGENGQIYMRLFSYVRYLNQKGLDASYTDFFGNLKTVPQREDVQLNKFFLPFTGWFLNPKMRYYLYVWSSNPSQGDP